Proteins encoded within one genomic window of Eublepharis macularius isolate TG4126 chromosome 10, MPM_Emac_v1.0, whole genome shotgun sequence:
- the LOC129336591 gene encoding alcohol dehydrogenase 1A-like isoform X2, with amino-acid sequence MEQIEVAPPKAHEVRIKILASGICRSDDHVITGAFVMPFPIVLGHEAAGIVESVGEGVTCVKPGDTVIPLIVPQCGKCSSCLSTRGNLCSENDIISARGLMPDGTSRFTCKGKNLHHFLSTSTFTEYTVVHETSVVKIDAAAPLEKVCLIGCGFSTGYGAAVQTAQVERGSTCAVFGLGGVGLSVIMGCKAAGASKIFAIDINKDKFAKAKELGATDCIDPLDFKKPINEVLFELTGGEGVDYSFEVVGRTDTMIAALASCHMNFGTSVIVGLPPPGSHISYDPFLLFTGRTWKGSVFGGWKSKDAVPKLVSDFMGKKFVLDPLISHTLPFDKINEGFELLRSGKSIRTVLTF; translated from the exons atggagcaaattgaagtagCTCCCCCAAAAGCTCATGAAGTTCGCATTAAG attTTGGCCTCGGGAATCTGTCGCTCTGATGATCATGTGATCACTGGTGCATTTGTTATGCCTTTCCCAATTGTTTTGGGCCATGAAGCGGCAGGAATTGTGGAGAGTGTTGGTGAGGGAGTGACTTGTGTGAAACCAG GAGACACGGTTATCCCACTGATTGTTCCACAATGTGGAAAATGTAGTTCTTGCCTAAGTACCAGAGGCAATCTTTGTTCTGAAAATGA TATTATTTCAGCCCGTGGATTAATGCCTGATGGCACCAGCAGGTTTACTTGCAAAGGGAAGAACCTGCACCATTTCCTTAGCACCAGCACCTTCACAGAATACACAGTGGTGCACGAGACTTCAGTGGTCAAAATCGATGCTGCTGCCCCACTGGAAAAGGTGTGCCTGATCGGCTGTGGGTTTTCCACCGGTTATGGAGCCGCTGTTCAGACAGCCCAG GTGGAACGTGGTTCTACTTGTGCTGTCTTTGGCTTGGGAGGAGTTGGCCTGTCAGTGATCATGGGCTGTAAGGCTGCAGGGGCTTCCAAAATCTTTGCTATCGACATCAACAAAGATAAATTTGCCAAAGCTAAAGAGCTGGGAGCCACAGATTGTATTGACCCTCTGGATTTCAAGAAGCCCATCAATGAAGTACTGTTTGAGCTGACTGGCGGTGAAGGTGTGGACTATTCATTTGAAGTGGTTGGACGCACGGATACCATG attgctgccttgGCTTCCTGCCACATGAACTTTGGAACCAGTGTGATTGTGGGGTTACCTCCACCAGGATCTCATATCTCCTATGACCCGTTTCTCCTTTTCACTGGCCGCACATGGAAAGGATCTGTGTTTGGAG GCTGGAAGAGTAAAGATGCTGTCCCTAAACTGGTTTCTGATTTCATGGGGAAGAAATTTGTTCTGGATCCATTAATATCTCATACTTTACCTTTTGATAAAATCAATGAAGGATTTGAACTGCTCCGGTCAGGCAAGAG CATCcgcactgtgctgacgttttaa
- the LOC129336979 gene encoding NADH dehydrogenase [ubiquinone] 1 beta subcomplex subunit 4-like yields MAVPSLSGSGFSYQLVPLAPLPPQLDPANYDASPKKHQSEAKHLAIRAHLKCQYLLQLNDPCRTHHIEDPAITQWTYAKANVYPNFRVNPKTSLLGALFGIGPITFWWYIFKKDRDYREKLIKEGNCLLSSHEWCAVKLPTGSPLQFCFLCTVASGLFQNKCFLLRKKKG; encoded by the coding sequence ATGGCGGTGCCCTCTTTGTCCGGGTCGGGCTTCAGCTACCAGCTGGTACCTTTGGCTCCACTGCCGCCACAGCTGGACCCGGCCAACTACGACGCCTCGCCCAAGAAGCACCAGAGTGAGGCCAAGCACCTGGCCATCCGCGCCCACCTCAAGTGCCAGTACCTGCTGCAGCTCAACGACCCCTGCCGGACACATCACATTGAAGACCCTGCCATTACTCAGTGGACCTATGCCAAAGCAAACGTCTACCCTAATTTCCGAGTCAACCCTAAAACTTCCTTATTGGGTGCTTTGTTTGGAATAGGCCCCATTACTTTCTGGTGGTACATCTTCAAAAAGGACAGGGATTATAGAGAGAAACTCATCAAAGAAGGCAATTGCCTATTGAGTTCCCACGAATGGTGTGCTGTAAAGCTGCCAACTGGGTCACCATTGCAATTTTGCTTTCTCTGTACAGTAGCATCAGGCctttttcaaaataaatgtttcttGTTGAGGAAAAAAAAAGGATAG
- the LOC129336591 gene encoding alcohol dehydrogenase 1A-like isoform X1 — MLSAGKLCVSRYRKIIGSISAAAEIHHVLVTDLKPSQCVRTLAISTGHSGKEVIKCKAAIAWEPKKPLVMEQIEVAPPKAHEVRIKILASGICRSDDHVITGAFVMPFPIVLGHEAAGIVESVGEGVTCVKPGDTVIPLIVPQCGKCSSCLSTRGNLCSENDIISARGLMPDGTSRFTCKGKNLHHFLSTSTFTEYTVVHETSVVKIDAAAPLEKVCLIGCGFSTGYGAAVQTAQVERGSTCAVFGLGGVGLSVIMGCKAAGASKIFAIDINKDKFAKAKELGATDCIDPLDFKKPINEVLFELTGGEGVDYSFEVVGRTDTMIAALASCHMNFGTSVIVGLPPPGSHISYDPFLLFTGRTWKGSVFGGWKSKDAVPKLVSDFMGKKFVLDPLISHTLPFDKINEGFELLRSGKSIRTVLTF; from the exons GACTTTGGCCATATCTACAGGCCATTCTGGAAAGGAG GTCATTAAATGCAAAGCAGCAATTGCTTGGGAGCCTAAGAAACCCCTGgtcatggagcaaattgaagtagCTCCCCCAAAAGCTCATGAAGTTCGCATTAAG attTTGGCCTCGGGAATCTGTCGCTCTGATGATCATGTGATCACTGGTGCATTTGTTATGCCTTTCCCAATTGTTTTGGGCCATGAAGCGGCAGGAATTGTGGAGAGTGTTGGTGAGGGAGTGACTTGTGTGAAACCAG GAGACACGGTTATCCCACTGATTGTTCCACAATGTGGAAAATGTAGTTCTTGCCTAAGTACCAGAGGCAATCTTTGTTCTGAAAATGA TATTATTTCAGCCCGTGGATTAATGCCTGATGGCACCAGCAGGTTTACTTGCAAAGGGAAGAACCTGCACCATTTCCTTAGCACCAGCACCTTCACAGAATACACAGTGGTGCACGAGACTTCAGTGGTCAAAATCGATGCTGCTGCCCCACTGGAAAAGGTGTGCCTGATCGGCTGTGGGTTTTCCACCGGTTATGGAGCCGCTGTTCAGACAGCCCAG GTGGAACGTGGTTCTACTTGTGCTGTCTTTGGCTTGGGAGGAGTTGGCCTGTCAGTGATCATGGGCTGTAAGGCTGCAGGGGCTTCCAAAATCTTTGCTATCGACATCAACAAAGATAAATTTGCCAAAGCTAAAGAGCTGGGAGCCACAGATTGTATTGACCCTCTGGATTTCAAGAAGCCCATCAATGAAGTACTGTTTGAGCTGACTGGCGGTGAAGGTGTGGACTATTCATTTGAAGTGGTTGGACGCACGGATACCATG attgctgccttgGCTTCCTGCCACATGAACTTTGGAACCAGTGTGATTGTGGGGTTACCTCCACCAGGATCTCATATCTCCTATGACCCGTTTCTCCTTTTCACTGGCCGCACATGGAAAGGATCTGTGTTTGGAG GCTGGAAGAGTAAAGATGCTGTCCCTAAACTGGTTTCTGATTTCATGGGGAAGAAATTTGTTCTGGATCCATTAATATCTCATACTTTACCTTTTGATAAAATCAATGAAGGATTTGAACTGCTCCGGTCAGGCAAGAG CATCcgcactgtgctgacgttttaa